From the genome of uncultured Bacteroides sp.:
CAGTCTTGTTTGGACGGAACATTCACCGACGAAAAAGTTGAGGCTTGGGATAATCGTCTGAAGACTGTCTTTAACCGTGGATTCTGGAACGGATATTATCTGGGACAAAAGCTAGGAGAGTGGAGTAAAAACTATGGTTCGGAAGCTACAGAACGGAAAGTTTATGTAGGCAAGGCTGTGAAATATTTCAGCAACATCAATGTTGCCGAATTTATGCTGGAAGCGGGTGAACTGAAACTGGGAGACAAACTGTTGGTTACCGGTCCAACTACCGGAGCCCTCTTTGCAACGCTCGAAGAAGCACGAGTAGATTTGAAGCCTGTAGAGGTGGTTCATAAAAGGGAGCACTTCTCTATGAAATTTTCCGAGAAGATTCGTCCAAACGACAAGCTATATAAAATAATCTCCGCCGAGGAATTAAAGAAATCTCGTACAAAAGAATGATTTCTTCTGTACAAAACAATTAATTCTTTTGTACAGAAGAATGCAATCTTTTGTACAAGAGAATTTTAATTGTTCGAATAACCTTAAAAACACTCTTATGGATAAATATATTTTTGAACTGAATATGAAAGTGCGCGACTATGAATGTGATATGCAGGGAATAGTCAACAATGCTATTTATCAGCATTATCTGGAACATACACGCCACGAATTTATAACCACACTCGGCATTAACTTTGCCGAATTGCACGGGCAACGACTCGATCCTGTAGTTGCGCGGATTTCTATTGCTTATAAAACTCCATTGCATAGCGGGGAAGAATTTGTTTCCAAGCTTTATATTGAGAAAGAAGGGGTGAAGTATGTTTTCTATCAGGATATATTTCGCTTATCTGATGGAAAGCCATCCATTAAATCAAAAGTAGAGTTGGTGTGTATTACCAATGGGCGATTAGGACATAGTGAACTTTTTGATAAAGCATTCGAACCTTATTTCGCCAAATGACGGAGCAGGAAATAATTGCCAGCATTGCGCTGACACAGATTCCGGGAGTGGGATCTGTTGGTGCCCGGAATTTAATAAATGCTGTGGGTAGTGCTGAGAAAATCTTTTCTCACCGTGCAGAACTTACGCAAATAGTACCAGGAATTACTCCACGCATGATGGAGATGCTTAATTCTCCTCAGCCTCTTTTACGTGCTGAGGCTGAATTTTCTTTTGCACAGAAAAATAAAATTAGCTGTATTACCATAAACGATGAGGCTTATCCTTCCCGGTTGAGGGAATGTCCCGATGCTCCTGTTGTGTTATTTTTTAAAGGAAACACGGATATGAATGCATTGCGGGTAATTAACATGGTAGGTACTCGTAATGCTACCGATTACGGACAACGTATTTGTCGGGATTTTCTGGCAGATCTTAAAGCTCTTTGTCCAGATGTACTTGTAGTTAGTGGTCTTGCTTACGGAATTGATATTCATGCTCATCGGGGTGCTTTAAATAATGGTCTTTCAACTATTGGTGTATTAGCCCATGGGTTGGACCGTATCTATCCGTCTGTTCATCGAAAAACTGCTATCGATATGCTCGAAAATGGTGGCTTGCTTACTGAATTTCTGTCGAAGACTAATCCTGATCGCCAGAATTTTGTGAAGCGAAACCGGATTGTTGCGGGTATGAGTGATGCTACAATTGTGGTTGAATCGGCTGTAAAGGGCGGAGCACTTATTACTGCAGACATTGCTCAAAGTTATCATCGCGATTGCTTTGCTTTTCCCGGTCGTGTTGCCGATGAATTTTCTATTGGCTGCAACAATCTGATAAAGGATAATAAGGCTGCATTAATTCTTTCTGCGGAAGATTTAGTAAAAGCAATGTGTTGGGATGCTAATTCAAAAGCTATTCCGGTGGCTGTTCAAAGACAACTTTTCGTTGATCTTACCGAAGATGAGCAGATCGTTGTGGATATTCTTCAGGAAAATGGAGATTCTCAGATTAATTCACTGGTTGTTGAAGCAGATATGCCAGTGAATAAAATGAATACCATCTTGTTTGAACTGGAAATGAAAGGCGTTATCAGAGTGCTTGCAGGAGGAATGTATCAGTTACTTTAGGTAGGTGCAAAAAAAATGGTTGTCATCACGACAACCAATCTTTGTTAACCTTAAATCTAATACTATGAAAAACACATTGCAAATGTAAACCTTTTGGCCATTCCCACCAAACTTTTGACCATTGTAGCCCTTTCTTTTAATTTTCTTTCACTACTTTTTATTGTTTCCGCACACGAAATATCATTTTGAAACTAAAATTAGCAGTTTGGCTTCTTTTGCCCATTCTTTTGTTAACACATATAAAAAAACAAATCCTCTACCAGTTCCCAGGCAGAGGATTTATTATATAATGATCTAATCAGTTGATTAATCTTTCAGTTTAGCTGCGATAAAGTCGCGGTTCAATCTTGCAATGTTGCTGATTGAGATAGACTTTGGACATTCAGCTTCACAAGCTCTGGTGTTAGTACAGTTACCAAAACCAAGTTCATCCATTTTAGAAACCATAGCTTTTGCACGACGGCCAGCTTCAACTTTTCCCTGAGGAAGAAGTGATAATTGGCTAACTTTTGCAGAAAGAAACAACATAGCCGAACCATTCTTACAAGCTGCAACACAAGCACCACAACCGATACAAGATGCTGAATCCATTGCTTCGTCAGCGATAGGTTTTGGAATTGCAATAGCGTTAGCATCTGGAGTACCACCAGTATTTACTGATACGTAACCACCGGCTTGCATAATCTTATCGAATGCGTTACGATCTACCATTAAGTCGCGGATTACTGGGAAACCAGCAGAACGCCATGGCTCAACAGTGATTGTATCTCCTTCTTCGAAACGACGCATGTAAATCTGGCAAGTTGTTGCTCCTGTACCTGGTCCATGAGGGCGTCCGTTGATGTAAAGAGAACACATTCCGCAAATACCTTCACGACAGTCGTGATCGAATGCTACTGGTTCTTTACCTTCATTGATAAGTTTCTCATTCAGGATGTCGAGCATTTCAAGAAATGAAGTATCACCTGAAATGTTTTCCATTTGATATGATTCAAAAGCACCTTTAGCTTTCGGACCTTTCTGACGCCAAACCTTTAGCGTGAAATTTATAATTTTTTCCATTGTCTACTAATTATTAAGCTTTGTAATTACGTGTTTGAACCTTAGTAAATTCATAGTTCAAATCTTCCTTAATTAACTCTGGTTTAGAGTCTTCACCTGTATACTTCCAGCAAGCTACGTATGAGAATTTATCATCATCACGCTTAGCTTCACCTTCTGGTGTCTGATGTTCTTCACGGAAGTGTCCACCGCAAGATTCTTCGCGGTTCAAACCGTCATAAGCCATCAACAGACCGGTCTCAATAAAGTCTGATAAACGAAGAGCTTTTTCCAGCTCGATATTCTGATCGTTTACATCTCCAGGGATACGAACATTTGTCCAGAAGTCTTTCTTAACTTCTTTAAGCTTAGCAATAGCTGTTTCCAAAGATTCTTTTGTACGTCCCATTCCAACGAATTCCCACATTACGTGACCAAGTTTCTTGTGAATTGAATCAACAGAGTGCTTACCATTAATGTTTTTGATCTTATTGATCTTGTCATTAATAGCTTTTTCTGCTTCAACGAATTCAGGAAGATCTGTAGAGAAACGTGGAACCTGAATCTGATCAGATAAATAGTTCTGAATTGTATATGGTAATACGAAGTATCCGTCGGCCAAACCTTGCATCAAAGCAGAAGCACCTAAACGGTTAGCTCCGTGGTCTGAGAAGTTAGCTTCACCGATAGCATATAATCCAGGGATAGAAGTCATTAACTCATAATCAACCCAGATACCACCCATAGTGTAGTGGATAGCAGGGAAAATCATCATTGGAGTTTTATATGGATTTTCGTTTGTGATTTCTTCGTACATGTCAAACAAGTTACCGTAACGAGCTCTTACTACGTCTTCACCAAGGCGGTTGATTGCTTCTGAGAAATCAAGGAATACAGCCAAACCTGTATTGTTTACTCCAAAGCCTTTATCGCAACGTTCTTTTGCTGCACGTGATGCAACGTCACGAGGTACAAGGTTACCAAATGCTGGATAACGACGTTCCAGATAGTAATCGCGATCTGCTTCAGGAATATCAGATCCTTTAATCTTTCCAGCCTGAAGAGCTTTTGCATCTTCAAGTTTCTTTGGAACCCAGATACGTCCGTCGTTACGAAGTGATTCAGACATCAAAGTCAGTTTAGACTGAACATCTCCGTGTACTGGAATACAAGTTGGGTGAATCTGTACATAACATGGATTTGCGAAATAAGCACCTTTCTTGTAGCATTGGATAGCAGCAGAACCGTTAGATGCCATTGCATTTGTAGAAAGGAAGTATGTATTTCCGTATCCACCTGTACCGATTACTACGGCATGAGCTGAGAAACGTTCAATTTTACCTGTTACAAGGTTGCGGGCAATGATACCACGTGCACGTCCGTCGATAAGAACAACGTCGAGCATTTCGTAACGAGTGAATAATTTTACAGTTCCTTTGTTTACCTGACGGCTCAAAGCAGAGTAAGCACCAAGTAATAACTGTTGTCCTGTTTGGCCTTTAGCATAGAATGTACGTGAAACCTGTGCACCACCGAAAGAACGGTTATCAAGTGTACCACCGTATTCACGAGCAAAAGGAACTCCTTGAGCTACGCATTGGTCAATAATTTCGTTGGAAACTTCAGCCAAACGGTAAACGTTTGATTCGCGTGCACGGTAGTCTCCACCTTTGATTGTATCATAATATAAACGGTAAACAGAGTCACCGTCATTTTGGTAATTCTTAGCAGCATTGATACCACCTTGTGCAGCGATTGAGTGAGCACGGCGTGGAGAATCTTGGATGCAGAAGTTAAATACTTTGAAACCCAGTTCACCAAGTGAAGCGGCAGCTGATGCTCCGGCAAGACCTGTACCAACTACGATTATGTCTAAACGACGTTTGTTAGCAGGGTTTACGAGTTTCTGATGAGCTTTATAGTTACTCCATTTCTCAGCCAATGGGCCTTCAGGAATTCTTGAATCTATCTTAGTCATAATTTTATTTCTTTTTTCTGATTTTATTAGAGTTCACATTTACTGGTTAATTAACCCAGTAATCCGTATTTTACGTAGAAAACTACTACTACTAAGGCAAAGCCGAAGAAGATTACAGTTGCAAAAATATTTGAGATACATTTCCAACGTTCGAACCAGATCTTGTTATTCCAACCTAGTGTTTGAAGTGCACTCCAGAAACCGTGAGTAAGATGGAACCAAATAGCTACAAACCATACAAGGTAAAGTAGAGCAAACAAAGGATTAGCAAATGTTTGGCTAATTAAAGCAGCACCGTCTTGTGGAGTAGGATTAATACTTTCAAGGCCGCTAAGTTCTACAAACTGCATTTTAAACCAGAACTGTGCTAGGTGTAGAACAAAGAAAAGAGCAACAATGATACCCAAAACCAACATGTTTTGAGAAGCCCATTCTACATTTTTAGGCTTTTCAACTACCGCGTAACTCTCATTACCACGTGCTTTGCGATTTTGCATTGTTAACCAGAAAGCATAAACGATATGTACAACAAAGCCAGCAGCTAAAACCAGCGTTCCAGCAATAGCATACCAATTTGCTCCCAAGAACTCACATACCATGTTGTAACCGGCTTCAGAGAAAACCGCCACAATATTCATCGACATGTGAAATGTTAGAAAAAGGACAAGGAACAGCCCTGATACGCTCATGACTACTTTCCTTCCTACAGATGAATTAGTTAACCACATAAATGATTGAATTTAAATTATTTAATTGTTAGAACTATAATTTATTTTTTGATGTCTGCTTTATTTGCGCAAAAGTACATGAAATCCCCCTATTAAGCAAGGGATTAAAGAAATTATTCGTTAATTAAAACATACCGGGTTTTTACCGTTCTCACTTTTAACTTAATTTCTTATTCGACGCTTATTAAAAATGTGTTAGAAAGATATAAATGCTCTATATAAAGTAAAGACAAATGAAACTATGATTATCCTTCTTTGGGAGAAATTGTATATAATAGTTCTACATATAGTGAATTCTCTCTTTTAATTCATCATTTTATGTTTTTGCGAATGATAGCCTTAATATGCACCATTTATAACTATTAATATATATCTTTGTATATATAATTTTATGGATAATATTGATGAAACAAATTCTCTTGCTCCTGATTGCTGTCTTTACTGGTTTTAATTGCTATGCACAAAACTGGGATATAAGTACTTTGAAGAAAATTAATGGAATTGATAATGAACTTGTAACAGGCTACAGTAAGGTCATTTCAAATACAGAACCTTTTATTGCTGTTGGAGTACCTCTAATTCTAGGTAGTTATGCTTTGCTGGATAAAGATCATGATTTGTTGAGTGATGCTGTTTATATTGGCACTAGTGTAGCCGAAGCTGTTGTAGTTACTTCCGGAATGAAGTACACTGTTGATCGTGAACGTCCTTTTGAACGTTATCCTGATTTGATCGAGAAGAGAGAATCTGTTTCGAGTTCCTCTTTTCCTTCTGCTCATACTGCTACAGCTTTTTCTTTAGTTACATCTTTAAGCATTAGATATCCTAAATGGTATGTTATTGCTCCAGGTTATTTATGGGCTTGCTCTGTTGGATTTTCAAGAATGAACAGGGGAGTTCATTATCCTTCTGATGTTATAGCTGGTGCTGCTATAGGTTCTGGTTGTGCAGTTGTAAATATATATGTTAACAAATGGCTTAATGAATTGTTATTTGCAAAAAATCATACTCGCCTCGTTAGTTATTAAAGTCTAATTCCATTTACGAAAAGCAATTCTAATTGTGGACAGTTTATATATGTATAAAAAAAGAGAGTGCCCTTCTAGAACACTCTCTTTCAAATAGTATATAAAATGTTTATTCTACTTCACTGTAGTCTAACACTGTTTTGCGATTTGCAAGAATTCGATCATATTCTTCTTTAGAACCAACAATAATCTTATCAAATTCACGCTGACCAGTTCCGGCAGGAATTAAATGTCCACAGATAACATTTTCTTTCATTCCTTCTAGCTTATCAATTTTACCATTGATAGCAGCTTCATTTAATACCTTTGTTGTTTCCTGGAAGGAAGCGGCTGACATAAAGCTCTTAGTCTGAAGTGCTGCACGGGTAATACCTTGAAGAATCTGTGTAGATGTAGCAGCAATAGCATCACGTACTTCTACAGGTTTCAAGTCACGACGTTTCAACATACTGTTTTCGTCTCTAAGTTTACGAGCTGTAACGATCTGTCCAGGTTGTAAATTTTGAGAGTCTCCAGCGTCAATCACAACCTTCTTGCCCCAGATATGATCATTTTCTTCCATGAAGTCAAGTTTGTCTACAACTTGTTGTTCTAGGAATCTAGTATCTCCTGGATCATTGATCTGAACTTTACGCATCATCTGACGTACAATTACCTCAAAGTGCTTATCGTTGATTTTTACACCTTGTAGACGGTATACATCCTGAACTTCATTCACGATATATTCCTGAACAGCTGTTGGCCCTTTGATTGCCAAGATATCTGCAGGTGTAGTAGCTCCATCAGAAAGAGGTGTTCCGGCACGTACATAGTCATTCTCCTGAACAAGAATCTGTTTAGAAAGAGAAACTAGATACTTTTTAACTTCGCCTGTTTTAGATGTAACGATGATTTCACGATTACCACGTTTAATCTTACCCATTGTTACTTCACCATCAATTTCAGATACTACAGCTGGATTTGATGGATTACGTGCTTCGAATAATTCAGTTACACGAGGAAGACCACCAGTGATATCACCAGCCTTACCTACTGCACGAGGAATCTTAACAAGAATATCGCCGGATTTAACTTTCTGGCCATTCTCAATTACAACGTGACCGCCTACCGGGAAGTTATAAGTACGAATTAGCTCGCCATTTTCGTCCACAATATGGGCTGAAGGCACTTTCGTTTTATCTCTTGATTCGATAATGATATATTCGCGTAAACCTGTTGCTTCATCAGACTCAACTTTATAGGTCACGTTTTCAATTACACCTTCAAACTCAATCTTACCTGTTGCTTCAGTAATAATAACTGCGTTAAATGGATCCCATTTACAGATAAGTTTACCTTTCTCTACAATTTCTCCGTCATTGGCATATAATGTAGAACCGTAAGGAATAGTATGATTAGAAAGAACAATATTTGTATTAACATCAACGATTCTTAATTCAGCAAGTCGTCCAACAACAATCTTAATTGCTTCGCCATTTTCGTCAACAGCATCTACTGTACGCAATTCCTCAAATTCCAAGCGTCCATTGTATTTAGCTTTTACACCAGCATTTGCTGCAATATTAGCAGCAGTACCACCGGCGTGGAATGTACGAAGAGTCAACTGAGTACCTGGTTCACCAATAGATTGTGCAGCGATAACTCCAACAGCTTCCCCTTTTTGAACCATTCTGTTAGTAGAAAGGTTACGACCGTAACACTTAGCACAAACGCCTTTCTTCGATTCGCAGGTTAAAACTGAACGGATTTCTACGCTTTCAATAGGTGAATCTTCAATCTTCTGTGCAACGTTTTCTGTGATTTGCTCTCCACTTGCAACAAGTAATTCTCCTGTTGTTGGGTGAATAATATCATGAACAGAAACACGGCCAAGGATTCGTTCATAAAGAGTTGCAATAACATCTTCGTTGTTTTTCAGTTCTGTGCAGATTAATCCACGAAGTGTGCCACAGTCTTCTTCATTGATAATAACGTCATGTGAAACATCAACCAAACGACGAGTCAAGTATCCGGCATCGGCAGTTTTTAACGCTGTATCAGCCAAACCTTTACGGGCACCGTGAGTTGAAATAAAGTATTCAAGTACTGACAACCCTTCTTTAAAGTTAGAAAGAATTGGATTTTCAATAATTTGACCTCCTTCAGCACCTGCTTTTTGCGGTTTAGCCATCAAACCACGCATACCTGAAAGCTGACGGATCTGTTCTTTAGAACCACGGGCACCTGAGTCAAGCATCATATATACAGAGTTGAAACCTTGGTCATCTGTAGAAATGGTTTTCATCAAGATGTTAGATAACTCTGAATTTACGTGTGTCCAAATATCAATAACCTGATTATAACGTTCATTGTTGGTGATGAATCCCATGTTGTAGTTATTTACAACCTGTTCTACTTCATCATATCCACGTTGAACTAATGTTTGTTTTTCTTTTGGGATGATAATATCATCCAAGTTGAAAGACAAGCCACCTTGGAATGCCATTCTATAACCTAAGTTCTTGATACCATCAAGGAAGTCTGCTGTCTTAGCAACTCCACAAATTTTAATAACATCACCAATAATCTCGCGAAGAGATTTCTTGGAAATAATTCTATTAATATATCCAACTTCTGCAGGAACAATCTCATTTACAATAACACGTCCAACAGAGGTTTCTTTCATTAATACATCAACAATATTACCATTCTCATCGAGGTCTTTAACAACTACGTTGATAATAGCGTGTATGTCTACTTTACCTTCGTTATATGCGATTGTAGCTTCTTCTGGTCCGTAGAAAGTAAGTCCTTCTCCTTTAGCCCCTTTTCTTAGTTTTGTAATGTAATACAAACCAAGCACCATATCCTGTGAAGGCACTGTAATTGGAGCACCATTAGCAGGGTTAAGAATGTTATGTGATGCAAGCATCAACATCTGAGCTTCCAAAACAGCTTCATTGCTAAGTGGTAAGTGAACAGCCATCTGGTCACCATCAAAGTCTGCATTGAACGCTGTACATGCAAGTGGGTGAAGTTGGATAGCTTTTCCTTCAATCATCTTAGGCTGGAAAGCTTGGATACCCAAACGGTGCAATGTCGGTGCACGGTTCAACAGAACTGGATGACCTTTCATTACATATTCCAAGATATCCCAAATAACAGGTTCTTTACGATCTACAATTTTTTTAGCAGATTTTACAGTTTTAACAATACCTCTTTCAATCAGTTTACGAATGACAAATGGTTTGTATAATTCTGCAGCCATTAATTTAGGAATACCACATTCGTGCATCTTTAACTCAGGGCCTACAACAATTACTGAACGCGCAGAGTAGTCAACACGCTTACCTAATAAGTTCTGACGGAAACGTCCTTGTTTACCTTTTAAACTATCAGATAAAGATTTCAAAGGACGGTTGGCATCTGTTTTAACAGCACTTGATTTACGCGAATTATCGAATAATGAATCGATAGATTCTTGTAACATTCGCTTTTCATTACGTAAAATAACCTCAGGAGCCTTAATCTCGATCAATCTCTTAAGACGATTATTACGAATGATAACACGACGATATAAATCATTTAAATCTGATGTAGCAAAGCGACCTCCGTCCAAAGGAACCAATGGTCTTAATTCTGGTGGAATAACTGGTACTATACGTACAATCATCCACTCTGGCTTATTACGTCCTTTCGAAGCTCTGAAAGATTCAACAACTTGCAAACGCTTTAAAGCTTCATTTTTACGTTGCTGTGATGAATCATTGCTTGCTTTATGTCTTAATTCATAAGACAAAGAGTCCAAGTCAAGACGTGCCAATAAATCGTAGATAGCTTCAGCTCCCATTTTAGCAATAAACTTATTAGGATCTGTATCTTCTAAATATTGGTTTTCTTTTGGAAGAGTTTCTAGTACATCTAGATATTCTTCCTCCGATAATAAATCATATGCATTAATACCATCAGCCTCTTTTATACCTGGCTGAATAACAACATAACGCTCATAGTAAATGATTGAATCAAGCTTCTTGGTAGGTAAACCTAGCAAATAGCCAATCTTGTTTGGAAGTGAGCGAAAATACCAGATATGTGCAACTGGAACAACCAATTGGATGTGTCCCATGCGTTCACGTCTAACTTTCTTCTCTGTAACTTCAACACCACATCTGTCGCAAACGATTCCTTTGTAACGAATTCTTTTGTATTTACCACAATGACATTCGTAATCCTTGATAGGACCAAAAATACGTTCACAAAATAAACCATCTCGTTCGGGTTTATATGTACGATAATTGATAGTTTCAGGCTTCAATACTTCACCACTCGAATTCTCAAGGATTTCTTCAGGAGAAGCTAACCCAATTGAGATTTTCGAGAAATTACTCTTTATCTTATTTTCTTTTCTAAAAGCCATACGATTAATTTATGTAAAGAGTTATCTATTAATTATTCTAAGTTAATACTTAGTCCGAGACCTCTTAATTCATGCAATAATACATTGAGAGATTCTGGAATACCAGGCTGTGGCATAGGATCACCTTTAACAATAGCTTCATAAG
Proteins encoded in this window:
- a CDS encoding acyl-CoA thioesterase; translation: MDKYIFELNMKVRDYECDMQGIVNNAIYQHYLEHTRHEFITTLGINFAELHGQRLDPVVARISIAYKTPLHSGEEFVSKLYIEKEGVKYVFYQDIFRLSDGKPSIKSKVELVCITNGRLGHSELFDKAFEPYFAK
- the dprA gene encoding DNA-processing protein DprA, translated to MTEQEIIASIALTQIPGVGSVGARNLINAVGSAEKIFSHRAELTQIVPGITPRMMEMLNSPQPLLRAEAEFSFAQKNKISCITINDEAYPSRLRECPDAPVVLFFKGNTDMNALRVINMVGTRNATDYGQRICRDFLADLKALCPDVLVVSGLAYGIDIHAHRGALNNGLSTIGVLAHGLDRIYPSVHRKTAIDMLENGGLLTEFLSKTNPDRQNFVKRNRIVAGMSDATIVVESAVKGGALITADIAQSYHRDCFAFPGRVADEFSIGCNNLIKDNKAALILSAEDLVKAMCWDANSKAIPVAVQRQLFVDLTEDEQIVVDILQENGDSQINSLVVEADMPVNKMNTILFELEMKGVIRVLAGGMYQLL
- a CDS encoding succinate dehydrogenase/fumarate reductase iron-sulfur subunit; translated protein: MEKIINFTLKVWRQKGPKAKGAFESYQMENISGDTSFLEMLDILNEKLINEGKEPVAFDHDCREGICGMCSLYINGRPHGPGTGATTCQIYMRRFEEGDTITVEPWRSAGFPVIRDLMVDRNAFDKIMQAGGYVSVNTGGTPDANAIAIPKPIADEAMDSASCIGCGACVAACKNGSAMLFLSAKVSQLSLLPQGKVEAGRRAKAMVSKMDELGFGNCTNTRACEAECPKSISISNIARLNRDFIAAKLKD
- a CDS encoding fumarate reductase/succinate dehydrogenase flavoprotein subunit, whose translation is MTKIDSRIPEGPLAEKWSNYKAHQKLVNPANKRRLDIIVVGTGLAGASAAASLGELGFKVFNFCIQDSPRRAHSIAAQGGINAAKNYQNDGDSVYRLYYDTIKGGDYRARESNVYRLAEVSNEIIDQCVAQGVPFAREYGGTLDNRSFGGAQVSRTFYAKGQTGQQLLLGAYSALSRQVNKGTVKLFTRYEMLDVVLIDGRARGIIARNLVTGKIERFSAHAVVIGTGGYGNTYFLSTNAMASNGSAAIQCYKKGAYFANPCYVQIHPTCIPVHGDVQSKLTLMSESLRNDGRIWVPKKLEDAKALQAGKIKGSDIPEADRDYYLERRYPAFGNLVPRDVASRAAKERCDKGFGVNNTGLAVFLDFSEAINRLGEDVVRARYGNLFDMYEEITNENPYKTPMMIFPAIHYTMGGIWVDYELMTSIPGLYAIGEANFSDHGANRLGASALMQGLADGYFVLPYTIQNYLSDQIQVPRFSTDLPEFVEAEKAINDKINKIKNINGKHSVDSIHKKLGHVMWEFVGMGRTKESLETAIAKLKEVKKDFWTNVRIPGDVNDQNIELEKALRLSDFIETGLLMAYDGLNREESCGGHFREEHQTPEGEAKRDDDKFSYVACWKYTGEDSKPELIKEDLNYEFTKVQTRNYKA
- a CDS encoding succinate dehydrogenase/fumarate reductase cytochrome b subunit translates to MWLTNSSVGRKVVMSVSGLFLVLFLTFHMSMNIVAVFSEAGYNMVCEFLGANWYAIAGTLVLAAGFVVHIVYAFWLTMQNRKARGNESYAVVEKPKNVEWASQNMLVLGIIVALFFVLHLAQFWFKMQFVELSGLESINPTPQDGAALISQTFANPLFALLYLVWFVAIWFHLTHGFWSALQTLGWNNKIWFERWKCISNIFATVIFFGFALVVVVFYVKYGLLG
- a CDS encoding phosphatase PAP2 family protein, whose protein sequence is MKQILLLLIAVFTGFNCYAQNWDISTLKKINGIDNELVTGYSKVISNTEPFIAVGVPLILGSYALLDKDHDLLSDAVYIGTSVAEAVVVTSGMKYTVDRERPFERYPDLIEKRESVSSSSFPSAHTATAFSLVTSLSIRYPKWYVIAPGYLWACSVGFSRMNRGVHYPSDVIAGAAIGSGCAVVNIYVNKWLNELLFAKNHTRLVSY
- the rpoC gene encoding DNA-directed RNA polymerase subunit beta'; translation: MAFRKENKIKSNFSKISIGLASPEEILENSSGEVLKPETINYRTYKPERDGLFCERIFGPIKDYECHCGKYKRIRYKGIVCDRCGVEVTEKKVRRERMGHIQLVVPVAHIWYFRSLPNKIGYLLGLPTKKLDSIIYYERYVVIQPGIKEADGINAYDLLSEEEYLDVLETLPKENQYLEDTDPNKFIAKMGAEAIYDLLARLDLDSLSYELRHKASNDSSQQRKNEALKRLQVVESFRASKGRNKPEWMIVRIVPVIPPELRPLVPLDGGRFATSDLNDLYRRVIIRNNRLKRLIEIKAPEVILRNEKRMLQESIDSLFDNSRKSSAVKTDANRPLKSLSDSLKGKQGRFRQNLLGKRVDYSARSVIVVGPELKMHECGIPKLMAAELYKPFVIRKLIERGIVKTVKSAKKIVDRKEPVIWDILEYVMKGHPVLLNRAPTLHRLGIQAFQPKMIEGKAIQLHPLACTAFNADFDGDQMAVHLPLSNEAVLEAQMLMLASHNILNPANGAPITVPSQDMVLGLYYITKLRKGAKGEGLTFYGPEEATIAYNEGKVDIHAIINVVVKDLDENGNIVDVLMKETSVGRVIVNEIVPAEVGYINRIISKKSLREIIGDVIKICGVAKTADFLDGIKNLGYRMAFQGGLSFNLDDIIIPKEKQTLVQRGYDEVEQVVNNYNMGFITNNERYNQVIDIWTHVNSELSNILMKTISTDDQGFNSVYMMLDSGARGSKEQIRQLSGMRGLMAKPQKAGAEGGQIIENPILSNFKEGLSVLEYFISTHGARKGLADTALKTADAGYLTRRLVDVSHDVIINEEDCGTLRGLICTELKNNEDVIATLYERILGRVSVHDIIHPTTGELLVASGEQITENVAQKIEDSPIESVEIRSVLTCESKKGVCAKCYGRNLSTNRMVQKGEAVGVIAAQSIGEPGTQLTLRTFHAGGTAANIAANAGVKAKYNGRLEFEELRTVDAVDENGEAIKIVVGRLAELRIVDVNTNIVLSNHTIPYGSTLYANDGEIVEKGKLICKWDPFNAVIITEATGKIEFEGVIENVTYKVESDEATGLREYIIIESRDKTKVPSAHIVDENGELIRTYNFPVGGHVVIENGQKVKSGDILVKIPRAVGKAGDITGGLPRVTELFEARNPSNPAVVSEIDGEVTMGKIKRGNREIIVTSKTGEVKKYLVSLSKQILVQENDYVRAGTPLSDGATTPADILAIKGPTAVQEYIVNEVQDVYRLQGVKINDKHFEVIVRQMMRKVQINDPGDTRFLEQQVVDKLDFMEENDHIWGKKVVIDAGDSQNLQPGQIVTARKLRDENSMLKRRDLKPVEVRDAIAATSTQILQGITRAALQTKSFMSAASFQETTKVLNEAAINGKIDKLEGMKENVICGHLIPAGTGQREFDKIIVGSKEEYDRILANRKTVLDYSEVE